From a single Nocardioides panacis genomic region:
- a CDS encoding prephenate dehydrogenase dimerization domain-containing protein, producing MRPRSTWSRRSPWPAGRPRCGCPRTSTTRRWPARRTCRTCSPRWPPAGSRGAPVEHLALSGQGVRDVTRIAAGDPQLWQQILTANTAALTALLRDVRDDVDTLLGALTEGDRDRLAGILDRGVAGTAAIPGKHGGPAVTETTLFVAVPDHPGELARLLADAGEIGVNVEDLRIDHDPGRDYGQVELTVDPGQVDHLLSSLEDRGWTTHR from the coding sequence ATCCGGCCGCGGTCGACCTGGTCACGGCGCTCGCCCTGGCCTGCGGGGCGACCCCGGTGCGGCTGTCCCCGGACGAGCACGACCAGGCGGTGGCCCGCACGTCGCACCTGCCGCACCTGCTCGCCGCGATGGCCGCCGGCCGGCTCGCGGGGGGCGCCGGTCGAGCACCTCGCGCTGTCGGGGCAGGGCGTCCGGGACGTCACCCGCATCGCGGCCGGCGACCCGCAGCTGTGGCAGCAGATCCTCACCGCGAACACCGCGGCGCTGACCGCGCTGCTGCGCGACGTGCGCGACGACGTGGACACCCTGCTCGGCGCGCTCACCGAGGGTGACCGCGACCGGCTGGCCGGCATCCTGGACCGCGGGGTCGCCGGCACCGCCGCGATCCCCGGCAAGCACGGCGGCCCCGCGGTCACCGAGACCACGCTGTTCGTGGCGGTCCCCGACCACCCCGGCGAGCTGGCCCGGCTGCTCGCGGACGCGGGGGAGATCGGCGTCAACGTCGAGGACCTGCGCATCGACCACGACCCGGGCCGCGACTACGGCCAGGTCGAGCTCACCGTCGACCCCGGCCAGGTCGACCACCTGCTGTCCTCGCTCGAGGACCGGGGCTGGACCACCCACCGGTAG
- a CDS encoding LysR substrate-binding domain-containing protein: MYVGTGRVPRIAHVAMEFDSHLALVRAGLGIALVPRLGRASLTADLVAVPATDPVPSRTVLALHRRSMSDSRRTGTPPSDPRRGATLRTPHVDGPRGTAEV, translated from the coding sequence ATGTACGTCGGCACCGGCCGCGTCCCGCGCATCGCGCACGTCGCGATGGAGTTCGACTCCCACCTCGCCCTCGTGCGCGCCGGACTCGGGATCGCGCTCGTGCCGAGACTGGGTCGAGCATCCCTCACCGCGGACCTGGTCGCCGTACCAGCCACCGACCCAGTGCCGTCCCGCACAGTGCTGGCGCTGCACCGCAGGAGCATGAGCGACTCCCGCCGCACAGGCACTCCTCCAAGCGATCCGCGCCGAGGGGCGACGCTCCGGACCCCACACGTCGACGGCCCACGAGGGACTGCTGAAGTCTGA
- the cmk gene encoding (d)CMP kinase codes for MGVVVAMDGPSGSGKSSSARGVATRLGLRYLDTGAMFRAVTWWMLERGVDVEDPRAVAALAEEPVLVSGTDPQAPTITVDGTDVAGPIREQAVTGAVSAVSTVPEVRTRLLREQRSIIGDGDIVVEGRDIGTVVAPDADVKLYLTADPAARAARRTAELSGADVAATEQDLVRRDAIDSGRATAPLRMADGALHLDTTPFTLDEVVDQIVALVQQARATTGG; via the coding sequence GTGGGCGTGGTCGTGGCGATGGACGGACCCTCGGGATCGGGGAAGTCGAGCAGCGCGCGCGGTGTCGCCACCCGGCTGGGACTGCGCTACCTCGACACGGGGGCGATGTTCCGGGCGGTCACCTGGTGGATGCTGGAGCGCGGCGTCGACGTCGAGGACCCGCGGGCGGTCGCCGCGCTGGCCGAGGAGCCGGTGCTGGTGTCCGGCACCGACCCGCAGGCGCCGACGATCACCGTGGACGGCACCGACGTCGCCGGCCCGATCCGCGAGCAGGCCGTGACCGGCGCCGTGAGCGCGGTCAGCACCGTCCCGGAGGTCCGCACCCGGCTGCTGCGCGAGCAGCGCTCGATCATCGGCGACGGCGACATCGTCGTGGAGGGCCGCGACATCGGCACCGTGGTCGCGCCGGACGCCGACGTCAAGCTCTACCTCACCGCCGACCCGGCCGCCCGGGCCGCCCGGCGGACCGCCGAGCTGTCCGGCGCGGACGTCGCCGCCACCGAGCAGGACCTGGTCCGCCGGGACGCGATCGACTCGGGCCGCGCGACCGCGCCGCTGCGGATGGCCGATGGCGCGCTGCACCTGGACACCACCCCGTTCACCCTCGACGAGGTCGTGGACCAGATCGTCGCGCTGGTGCAGCAGGCCCGCGCGACGACCGGCGGCTGA
- a CDS encoding fibronectin type III domain-containing protein, producing MLPLRLIALGLTGLLLVATPASPSLLLEPAAASRTAWTGSVDATVVEPAAEPRVTAGSSDDAKRTKPLEVQVLPATELTKPASGETAVRRLGADLVDVAKDNGMSAARLRTTLRNDGTLWVAPTGQLFFKEQTSSGETFAGAEVAPASAPLDQTLDLHSLPGSSHVIYLDFDGVDISATSAWSSWAHLAEGRYDGWDPMNDGPGFSEPERTAIQEIWARVAEDFAPFDVDVTTADPGDDALREDGSGDTAFGTRLVVTDSLEAPATLCDSNCGGVALLSQIDRPSDVVEPAWVFAALNSQSPKAIAEAASHEVGHTFGLRHDGIDVGDGNWSEYYTGHGTWAPIMGSAYDAPVSQWSNGFYDGATNPEDDLAKIAAIAGRRTDEGGDGWGSPLRVADGTTYVTDSSDGDVYLVDDCTTGARAAAVTTGFAANLDVRLTLARPSGNTASVLTSVNPLVTKVDERDERPWYGENGAYLSSSSASGLDASVDVPEGGPWLLEVRGDEGLTGENGASDYFSYGSLGAYHLAVEGCSTPNVAPGRPTGLQLTPSGADLVATWAAPSNDGGSPITGYRLTLNGQSAVDLAADVTTYTFPGAATLNATVAARAVNAIGTGAPATATVNPTTVPSQVTDVTVATEGVTCTFDGGNVQRGIRVGWHAPASNGGAAVTGYELQQRAEDGQWFTLFDFKPALGVSTCFNPVAGVVYDYRIVAINANGRGAPYDFEALLKGPPARIVPTVTTDRDARTVTATWQTPFDGGEPIQRTLLTLATGNFSRSVDVTVPAGTTSYTFTGVKTGPKHLMIAASNIWGPSDTASHGRNVNDVPFTMPPISPDPGPVNGNGIRATVLTKNVSANTGSLRISWPAVVPTDPVHDPILWYDVCVDVIGEIYLPGGAIFGDGTTRGTDLCYDRTTVALTADATDQPYIDLTGLSIGDHYVTITPVNPGGPAFLPAMRQVNFDPTAITCPTSYAVSNGQLTWTWEWSTPNVNYWDVRARQLPESAWTVWAAGLPYYQTDIYQRPVAAGQWEIEVTAHLRNGQVGAPVVCAVTVPEPGVPPTDPPTDPPTDPPMDPPTTTTPPPITTPPTTTTPPPTTPAPPTVPAPPPVVRKAPGAPAAPGAKPGNKGGATTVSLKWSAPASAGSSAVTAYEVIVYKQRGGKWVVASRKSVAASTRTLALKLKTGSYKFAVRAKSAVGWGSPSAMSKAAKPR from the coding sequence GTGCTGCCTCTCCGCCTGATCGCTCTCGGCCTGACCGGGCTCCTCCTCGTCGCCACTCCTGCGTCGCCGTCGCTCCTCCTCGAACCTGCCGCGGCGTCGCGGACGGCCTGGACCGGGTCGGTGGACGCCACTGTCGTCGAGCCAGCCGCGGAGCCGCGCGTCACCGCGGGGAGCTCCGACGACGCGAAGCGCACCAAGCCGCTCGAGGTCCAGGTGCTCCCCGCGACCGAGCTGACGAAGCCCGCGAGCGGAGAGACGGCCGTACGTCGGCTCGGTGCCGACCTCGTCGATGTCGCGAAGGACAACGGCATGAGCGCGGCCCGGCTCCGCACCACGCTGCGCAACGACGGCACCCTCTGGGTGGCCCCGACCGGCCAGCTCTTCTTCAAGGAGCAGACGTCTTCCGGGGAGACCTTCGCCGGCGCCGAGGTCGCGCCCGCGTCGGCGCCGCTCGACCAGACCCTCGACCTGCACAGCCTGCCCGGCTCCAGTCACGTCATCTACCTGGACTTCGACGGCGTGGACATCTCCGCCACGAGCGCCTGGTCGAGCTGGGCTCACCTTGCGGAGGGCAGGTACGACGGATGGGACCCGATGAACGACGGCCCCGGCTTCTCCGAGCCCGAGCGCACTGCGATCCAGGAGATCTGGGCCCGCGTCGCCGAGGACTTCGCGCCCTTCGACGTGGACGTCACCACTGCCGACCCCGGTGACGACGCGCTGCGCGAGGACGGTAGCGGCGACACGGCGTTCGGGACCCGCCTGGTGGTCACCGACAGCCTCGAGGCGCCAGCGACGCTGTGCGACAGCAACTGCGGCGGTGTCGCGTTGCTGAGCCAGATCGACCGGCCTTCCGACGTCGTGGAGCCCGCCTGGGTCTTCGCCGCGCTCAACTCCCAGTCGCCCAAGGCGATCGCCGAGGCCGCCTCCCACGAGGTGGGTCACACCTTCGGGCTGAGGCACGACGGCATCGACGTCGGGGACGGGAACTGGAGCGAGTACTACACGGGTCACGGGACGTGGGCGCCGATCATGGGCAGCGCCTACGACGCGCCGGTCAGCCAGTGGTCCAACGGCTTCTACGACGGCGCCACCAACCCCGAGGACGACCTCGCGAAGATCGCCGCGATCGCAGGCAGGCGGACCGACGAGGGCGGCGACGGCTGGGGGTCGCCGCTGCGCGTCGCCGACGGCACGACGTACGTCACCGACTCCTCCGACGGCGACGTCTACCTGGTCGACGACTGCACCACCGGCGCCCGTGCGGCCGCGGTCACGACCGGCTTCGCAGCGAACCTCGACGTGCGCCTCACGCTTGCCCGACCCAGCGGCAACACCGCCTCCGTGCTCACGAGCGTCAACCCCCTGGTCACCAAGGTCGACGAGCGGGACGAGCGTCCCTGGTACGGCGAGAACGGCGCCTACCTCTCCTCCTCCAGCGCCAGCGGGCTCGACGCCTCGGTGGACGTCCCGGAGGGCGGCCCGTGGCTGCTCGAGGTCCGCGGCGACGAAGGCCTGACCGGTGAGAACGGGGCCAGCGACTACTTCTCCTACGGCAGCCTGGGCGCCTACCACCTGGCGGTCGAGGGCTGCAGCACCCCGAACGTCGCCCCCGGGCGCCCGACCGGACTCCAGCTCACCCCCTCCGGTGCCGACCTCGTCGCCACCTGGGCCGCACCGAGCAACGACGGCGGATCGCCGATCACGGGCTACCGGCTCACCCTCAACGGCCAGTCGGCGGTCGACCTGGCCGCGGACGTCACCACCTACACCTTCCCCGGCGCTGCCACCCTCAACGCCACCGTGGCCGCGCGCGCGGTCAACGCCATCGGCACTGGCGCGCCAGCGACGGCGACCGTCAACCCCACCACCGTCCCGAGCCAGGTCACCGACGTCACGGTCGCGACCGAGGGTGTGACCTGCACCTTCGATGGCGGCAACGTCCAGCGTGGCATCCGGGTGGGTTGGCACGCCCCGGCCAGCAACGGTGGCGCGGCCGTCACGGGCTACGAGCTCCAGCAGCGGGCCGAGGACGGCCAGTGGTTCACGCTCTTCGACTTCAAGCCCGCCCTCGGCGTCTCGACCTGCTTCAACCCGGTGGCGGGCGTGGTGTACGACTACCGCATCGTGGCCATCAACGCCAACGGACGCGGCGCGCCCTACGACTTCGAGGCCCTGCTCAAGGGCCCGCCGGCACGGATCGTCCCGACCGTCACCACCGACCGCGACGCTCGCACGGTGACCGCCACCTGGCAGACGCCGTTCGACGGTGGTGAGCCGATCCAGCGGACGCTCCTCACCCTGGCCACCGGGAACTTCTCGCGGTCGGTGGACGTGACGGTGCCGGCGGGCACGACGTCGTACACCTTCACCGGGGTGAAGACCGGTCCCAAGCACCTGATGATCGCGGCCTCCAACATCTGGGGGCCGAGCGACACGGCGTCGCACGGACGCAACGTCAACGACGTGCCCTTCACGATGCCGCCGATCTCGCCCGACCCGGGGCCGGTCAACGGCAACGGCATCCGGGCGACCGTGCTCACCAAGAACGTCAGCGCCAACACCGGCTCGCTGCGGATCTCCTGGCCCGCGGTGGTCCCGACGGACCCGGTGCACGACCCGATTCTGTGGTACGACGTCTGCGTCGACGTCATCGGTGAGATCTACCTGCCCGGCGGCGCGATCTTCGGCGACGGCACGACCCGCGGGACGGACCTCTGCTACGACCGCACGACGGTCGCGCTCACCGCCGACGCGACCGACCAGCCCTACATCGACCTGACCGGCCTCTCGATCGGCGACCACTACGTGACGATCACGCCGGTCAACCCGGGTGGCCCGGCCTTCTTGCCGGCGATGCGGCAGGTCAACTTCGACCCCACGGCCATCACCTGCCCGACCTCGTACGCCGTCAGCAACGGGCAGCTCACCTGGACGTGGGAGTGGAGCACGCCCAACGTCAACTACTGGGACGTACGTGCCCGGCAACTGCCCGAGTCGGCGTGGACCGTGTGGGCCGCCGGCCTGCCCTACTACCAGACCGACATCTACCAGCGTCCCGTCGCCGCCGGCCAGTGGGAGATCGAGGTGACCGCCCACCTGCGCAACGGCCAGGTCGGCGCTCCCGTCGTCTGCGCCGTGACGGTGCCCGAACCCGGCGTGCCGCCCACCGACCCGCCGACCGATCCACCCACGGACCCGCCGATGGACCCGCCCACCACCACTACTCCGCCTCCGATCACTACCCCGCCTACCACCACTACTCCGCCGCCTACCACCCCGGCGCCGCCGACCGTCCCCGCTCCCCCGCCGGTCGTGCGGAAGGCGCCCGGAGCGCCCGCCGCCCCCGGCGCCAAGCCGGGCAACAAGGGTGGCGCGACGACCGTCAGCCTGAAGTGGTCCGCACCGGCTTCAGCCGGGTCCAGCGCGGTCACCGCCTACGAGGTGATCGTCTACAAGCAGAGGGGCGGCAAGTGGGTCGTGGCGAGCCGCAAGAGCGTCGCGGCGAGCACGCGGACCCTGGCGCTGAAGCTGAAGACCGGCAGCTACAAGTTCGCCGTCCGGGCGAAGAGCGCCGTCGGCTGGGGCTCACCGAGCGCCATGTCGAAGGCGGCCAAGCCCCGCTGA
- a CDS encoding STAS domain-containing protein, with protein sequence MVTSEDEVMSIVIGGEVDLVNRDQLQSCLANIDVARARLVHLDLRQLTFCDSAGSAHLVRFENRARAAGCAVQIRDVQPIVRKVMDLVATGIE encoded by the coding sequence ATGGTCACGTCCGAGGACGAGGTGATGTCGATCGTCATCGGCGGAGAGGTTGACCTCGTCAACCGTGATCAGTTGCAGAGCTGCCTAGCGAACATCGATGTCGCTCGTGCGAGGCTGGTGCATCTCGACCTGCGTCAGCTCACCTTTTGTGACAGCGCAGGCAGCGCACACCTCGTTCGCTTCGAGAATCGAGCCAGGGCAGCCGGATGCGCCGTGCAGATACGTGACGTGCAGCCGATCGTGCGCAAGGTGATGGACCTCGTCGCCACTGGGATCGAGTAG
- a CDS encoding PP2C family protein-serine/threonine phosphatase yields MTQQAGLHAADSALDAAEAASPVEAVETVTRELGRALGATKVSFLIADLSGRALVRLAHIELSTPDGTGLRVPARPEERRVLKESATVLPFDGGPAEQTIRIQQVQVVGPEPTRAASDGGGQWLVLAPVTERGEAIGVLELTVPARPDAADLTEIARLANVLAFVVIANRRHTDLYEWGQRTRPLSLSAEIQHRLLPGPQTCEAGSFTLAGWLEPAADIAGDTFDFNLARNVLHLSLTDAMGHGVAAALTATLCVGSLRNARNAGASLLEQVTSANQALVDHAAATGLDDFVTGLIGRVDLRTGSAELVNAGHVAPYLVRESRPVPLSLSVHLPLGLFGDTTYRASRVDLQPGDRLVLVTDGMVERNAVGLDLAAAIIETRALHPREAVRELADRVLEETGNKLSDDATILCLDWHGGHGRDRNSQHGADPERVSAPLA; encoded by the coding sequence ATGACTCAGCAGGCGGGGCTCCACGCCGCGGACAGCGCATTGGATGCCGCCGAAGCAGCATCACCAGTCGAGGCCGTCGAGACCGTCACCCGGGAGCTCGGCCGGGCGCTCGGCGCCACCAAGGTCTCCTTCCTCATCGCCGACCTGTCGGGCCGCGCCTTGGTGCGTCTGGCGCACATCGAGTTGTCCACCCCCGACGGCACCGGCCTGCGCGTCCCGGCCCGGCCCGAGGAGCGTCGGGTCCTCAAGGAGTCCGCGACGGTCCTGCCGTTCGACGGTGGACCGGCCGAGCAGACAATCCGCATCCAGCAGGTGCAGGTCGTGGGCCCAGAACCGACGCGTGCCGCGTCCGATGGGGGCGGACAGTGGCTGGTGCTCGCACCGGTGACCGAGCGTGGAGAAGCCATCGGCGTCCTGGAACTGACGGTGCCCGCCCGCCCGGACGCCGCGGACCTGACAGAGATCGCGCGGCTGGCAAACGTGCTGGCGTTCGTCGTGATCGCGAACCGGCGCCACACGGACCTGTATGAGTGGGGGCAACGCACCCGTCCGCTGAGCCTGTCGGCGGAGATCCAGCACCGGCTGCTTCCAGGCCCGCAGACCTGCGAGGCCGGATCCTTCACCCTGGCTGGTTGGTTGGAGCCGGCGGCCGACATCGCCGGCGACACCTTCGACTTCAACCTGGCGCGCAACGTCTTGCACCTTTCGCTGACCGACGCGATGGGTCACGGGGTGGCCGCCGCCCTGACCGCGACGCTGTGCGTGGGCAGCCTGCGAAACGCGCGCAACGCGGGCGCGTCGCTGCTGGAACAAGTCACCTCGGCCAACCAGGCACTGGTCGATCACGCCGCTGCCACCGGGCTCGATGACTTCGTCACCGGTTTGATTGGCCGTGTGGACCTGCGCACCGGCTCGGCGGAGCTCGTCAATGCCGGCCACGTTGCGCCTTACCTGGTTCGGGAGTCGCGCCCCGTGCCGTTGAGTCTCTCGGTGCACCTTCCGCTCGGCCTGTTCGGTGACACGACTTACCGCGCAAGCCGAGTCGACCTCCAGCCCGGCGACCGGCTGGTGCTGGTCACCGACGGCATGGTCGAACGAAACGCTGTCGGGCTCGACCTCGCCGCCGCGATCATCGAGACCAGGGCGCTGCACCCCAGAGAGGCAGTCCGAGAGCTGGCCGACCGGGTCCTGGAAGAAACCGGCAACAAGCTCAGTGACGACGCGACCATCTTGTGCCTGGACTGGCACGGAGGGCACGGAAGGGACCGCAACAGCCAGCACGGTGCGGATCCCGAACGCGTCAGCGCACCCCTCGCCTGA
- a CDS encoding S1C family serine protease — protein sequence MTDQYPSPQPYGPFPQPPSGQTPPPAPGRPHRARRLLATVTATALVAGVGGVGAGYALGHGFSRGSTQTASGTNGQSNVSTDGSGGITTIPGNGGWTWSGGSGGITVPTDPYADPYGDSGGGTGSDPSTQTPGSSTDTTAKASGSQLTGLVRIVSQMKYDGGRAAGTGMVLTSDGEVVTNHHVVAGATSVKVKVMSTGTTYTAKVVGTDTKDDVAVLQLVGASGLSTVTPDTDGIGVGDAVTAVGDANGTVGYLSAATGSVVAKNQTITTQSEANVAGQRLSGLLQISSDVISGDSGGATYDADGQVVGMTTAASSGSSDVVGYAVPIAKVLRIAADLDSGVAKARYDYGYPAFLGIALGQTSTTVQGVFKSTPAAAAGIAAGDTVTAIDGTPVSTSTELRSAVSAHSPGESVSVTWTDASGASHTRSLTLVDGPVA from the coding sequence ATGACCGACCAGTACCCCAGCCCCCAGCCCTACGGCCCGTTCCCGCAGCCGCCGTCCGGACAGACCCCTCCCCCGGCCCCCGGCCGGCCGCATCGCGCCCGTCGGCTGCTGGCCACGGTCACCGCCACCGCGCTGGTCGCCGGCGTCGGCGGCGTGGGCGCCGGCTACGCCCTCGGCCACGGTTTCTCCCGGGGCTCGACGCAGACCGCGTCGGGCACCAACGGCCAGAGCAACGTGTCCACCGACGGCTCGGGCGGCATCACCACGATCCCCGGCAACGGTGGCTGGACCTGGTCCGGCGGCTCGGGCGGCATCACCGTGCCGACCGACCCCTACGCAGACCCCTACGGCGACTCGGGTGGCGGCACGGGCAGCGACCCGTCCACGCAGACCCCGGGCTCCTCGACCGACACCACCGCGAAGGCGTCCGGCTCGCAGCTGACCGGCCTGGTGCGGATCGTCTCGCAGATGAAGTACGACGGCGGCCGGGCGGCCGGGACCGGCATGGTGCTGACCTCCGACGGCGAGGTCGTCACCAACCACCACGTGGTCGCGGGTGCCACATCGGTGAAGGTCAAGGTGATGAGCACCGGCACGACGTACACCGCGAAGGTGGTCGGCACCGACACCAAGGACGACGTCGCGGTGCTGCAGCTGGTCGGTGCCTCCGGGCTGAGCACGGTGACGCCGGACACGGACGGGATCGGCGTGGGCGACGCGGTGACCGCGGTCGGTGACGCGAACGGCACGGTCGGCTACCTGAGCGCCGCCACCGGTAGCGTGGTCGCGAAGAACCAGACGATCACCACCCAGAGCGAGGCCAACGTCGCCGGCCAGCGGCTCAGCGGGCTGCTGCAGATCAGCTCCGACGTGATCAGCGGCGACTCCGGCGGCGCGACGTACGACGCGGACGGCCAGGTCGTGGGCATGACCACCGCGGCGTCCAGCGGCAGCAGCGACGTGGTCGGCTACGCGGTCCCGATCGCCAAGGTGCTGCGGATCGCCGCCGACCTGGACAGCGGGGTCGCGAAGGCGCGCTACGACTACGGCTACCCGGCGTTCCTCGGGATCGCCCTCGGGCAGACCAGCACCACGGTGCAGGGCGTCTTCAAGTCCACGCCGGCCGCCGCGGCCGGGATCGCCGCGGGCGACACGGTCACCGCGATCGACGGCACCCCGGTGAGCACCTCGACCGAGCTGCGCAGTGCGGTCTCGGCGCACTCCCCCGGCGAGTCGGTCAGCGTGACCTGGACCGACGCGTCCGGCGCGTCGCACACCCGCAGCCTGACCCTGGTCGACGGCCCGGTGGCGTAG
- a CDS encoding VOC family protein, whose amino-acid sequence MANKIDYFEIGSPDPASSRAFYGGLFDWEIEETPQGDQPYLMVDEAHGGLWDTSDMGGGNWAIFYVHVEDVAAALERAVALGATVVVPLVDNGQIYFAHLLDPLGNRFGIWQPKE is encoded by the coding sequence ATGGCCAACAAGATCGACTACTTCGAGATCGGCTCACCCGACCCGGCGTCGTCGCGCGCCTTCTATGGCGGACTGTTCGACTGGGAGATCGAAGAGACACCTCAGGGCGACCAGCCCTACCTGATGGTGGACGAGGCGCATGGGGGTCTGTGGGACACCTCTGACATGGGCGGGGGCAACTGGGCGATCTTCTACGTCCATGTCGAGGACGTGGCGGCTGCGCTCGAGCGGGCTGTGGCACTCGGCGCCACTGTCGTTGTCCCGCTGGTGGACAACGGCCAGATCTACTTCGCACACCTACTCGACCCGCTGGGGAACCGGTTCGGGATCTGGCAGCCCAAGGAGTAG
- the aroH gene encoding chorismate mutase, with product MRGATQLEEDVREHMLERVAEMVLDVMTANGLEVDDFISVVFTATSDLVSEFPAYAARRLGFGEVPLICARELEIAGSMPRVVRMLAHVETDLPRAEITHVYLHGAAALRRDLTRVREVPDES from the coding sequence GTGAGAGGTGCGACCCAGCTCGAGGAGGACGTGCGCGAGCACATGCTCGAGCGGGTCGCCGAGATGGTCCTGGACGTGATGACGGCGAACGGCCTGGAGGTCGACGACTTCATCAGCGTCGTCTTCACCGCCACCTCCGACCTGGTCTCGGAGTTCCCGGCCTACGCCGCGCGCCGGCTCGGGTTCGGCGAGGTGCCGCTGATCTGCGCGCGGGAGCTGGAGATCGCCGGTTCCATGCCGCGGGTCGTGCGGATGCTCGCGCACGTGGAGACCGACCTGCCGCGCGCCGAGATCACCCACGTCTACCTGCACGGCGCGGCCGCCCTGCGCCGGGACCTGACCCGGGTCCGCGAGGTCCCCGATGAGTCTTGA
- the der gene encoding ribosome biogenesis GTPase Der: MTTEFDHTDAPAVVPILAVVGRPNVGKSTLVNRMIGRREAVVQDVPGVTRDRVYYDATWNGRAFTVVDTGGWDPDARGLAERIAAQAEVAVQIADATLFVVDANVGITDADEAVVKILRKSGKPVILAANKVDDQRAEAQAHGLWNLGLGEPQMVSALHGRGSGDMLDAILAALPEPPPETFGVVGGPRRVAIVGRPNVGKSSLLNKLAKQDRAVVDDAAGTTVDPVDELVELGGRVWRFIDTAGVRKRIKEASGHEYYASLRTNTAIERAEVCVMVVDGSNPVSEQDLRIITAVAEAGRALVIAFNKWDLVDEERRYYLDREVERDLVRVQWAPRINITAKTGWHVDRLVPALDAALQGWSTRVGTGALNSFLGRLVAEHPHPVRGGKQPKILFGTQAATEPPTFVLFTSALLEASYLRYVERRLREEFGFIGSPVHVQQRPREKRKRR; this comes from the coding sequence ATGACCACCGAGTTCGACCACACCGACGCCCCTGCCGTCGTGCCGATCCTGGCCGTCGTGGGACGCCCCAACGTCGGCAAGTCCACGCTGGTCAACCGGATGATCGGCCGCCGCGAGGCGGTCGTGCAGGACGTCCCCGGCGTGACCCGTGACCGCGTCTACTACGACGCGACTTGGAACGGCCGCGCGTTCACCGTCGTCGACACCGGCGGCTGGGACCCGGACGCCCGCGGTCTCGCGGAGCGGATCGCCGCGCAAGCCGAGGTCGCCGTGCAGATCGCCGACGCGACGCTGTTCGTGGTCGACGCGAACGTCGGGATCACCGACGCCGACGAGGCCGTCGTGAAGATCCTCCGCAAGTCCGGCAAGCCGGTGATCCTCGCCGCCAACAAGGTCGACGACCAGCGCGCCGAGGCGCAGGCCCACGGGCTGTGGAACCTCGGGCTCGGCGAGCCGCAGATGGTCTCCGCGCTGCACGGCCGCGGCTCGGGCGACATGCTCGACGCGATCCTGGCGGCGCTGCCGGAGCCCCCGCCCGAGACGTTCGGGGTCGTCGGCGGCCCGCGCCGGGTCGCGATCGTCGGCCGCCCGAACGTCGGCAAGTCCTCGCTGCTGAACAAGCTCGCCAAGCAGGACCGCGCGGTCGTCGACGACGCCGCCGGGACCACCGTCGACCCGGTCGACGAGCTCGTCGAGCTCGGCGGCCGCGTCTGGCGGTTCATCGACACCGCCGGCGTCCGCAAGCGGATCAAGGAGGCGTCGGGCCACGAGTACTACGCCAGCCTGCGCACCAACACCGCGATCGAGCGGGCCGAGGTGTGCGTGATGGTCGTGGACGGCTCCAACCCGGTCTCCGAGCAGGACCTGCGGATCATCACCGCCGTGGCCGAGGCCGGCCGCGCCCTGGTGATCGCGTTCAACAAGTGGGACCTCGTCGACGAGGAGCGCCGCTACTACCTCGACCGCGAGGTGGAGCGCGACCTGGTCCGGGTCCAGTGGGCCCCGCGCATCAACATCACCGCGAAGACCGGCTGGCACGTGGACCGGCTGGTCCCGGCGCTGGACGCGGCCCTCCAGGGCTGGTCGACTCGCGTCGGCACCGGCGCCCTGAACTCGTTCCTGGGCCGGCTCGTCGCCGAGCACCCGCACCCGGTCCGCGGCGGCAAGCAGCCGAAGATCCTGTTCGGCACGCAGGCCGCCACCGAGCCCCCCACGTTCGTGCTGTTCACCAGCGCCCTGCTGGAGGCGTCCTACCTCCGCTACGTCGAGCGCCGGCTGCGCGAGGAGTTCGGCTTCATCGGCAGCCCCGTGCACGTGCAGCAGCGCCCGCGCGAGAAGCGCAAGCGCCGCTGA